A single Dermacentor variabilis isolate Ectoservices chromosome 9, ASM5094787v1, whole genome shotgun sequence DNA region contains:
- the LOC142557143 gene encoding uncharacterized protein LOC142557143, whose product MEHKPFLWSNDRQKILIDFFKENEFLYNPIHPDYKKRRLRDKKILELCNTLGCSMLECKNKFHNLRTYFFREYNKVLKHNGTCNGNGEETYTSKWDFYEDMKFLNVCYLPRTMEIAAANENNHEPPADPSGTENNWEVNSILEPDCLIDESTEVLEAEQDSSSVSEHRAQTPPHKRRKQQEEQSATSATPTRNSALLDEEHYFGMYVAAALRTFDALARDTAKVKIMDLIMHLRHNVDPNHRK is encoded by the exons ATGGAGCACAAGCCG tttctgtGGAGTAACGACCGGCAGAAAATACTCATTGACTTTTTCAAGGAGAACGAATTCCTGTACAACCCTATTCATCCAGACTACAAGAAGAGGAGACTTCGAGACAAGAAGATTCTCGAACTGTGCAATACACTCGGGTGTTCAA TGCTGGAATGCAAGAACAAGTTCCACAACTTACGCACATACTTCTTCCGCGAGTACAACAAGGTTCTCAAGCACAACGGGACATGCAATGGAAATGGGGAGGAAACCTACACCTCCAAGTGGGACTTCTACGAAGACATGAAGTTTCTTAATGTGTGCTACCTTCCTCGAACTATGGAGATTGCGGCTGCAAATGAAAACAACCACGAGCCCCCGGCAGATCCCTCTGGCACAGAAAACAACTGGGAAGTCAACAGCATTCTGGAGCCAGACTGCCTTAta GATGAGTCCACCGAGGTGCTGGAGGCCGAGCAGGACAGCTCCAGCGTCTCAGAGCACCGTGCCCAGACGCCCCCGCACAAGCGGAGAAAACAGCAGGAGGAGCAGTCCGCGACGTCGGCGACGCCTACCCGGAACAGTGCGCTACTCGACGAGGAGCACTACTTTGGCATGTATGTCGCGGCTGCGCTCCGCACGTTCGATGCCTTGGCCCGTGACACAGCCAAGGTCAAGATCATGGACCTGATCATGCATTTAAGGCACAACGTCGACCCCAATCATAGGAAGTAG